Proteins encoded within one genomic window of Pseudomonas cannabina:
- the ltnD gene encoding L-threonate dehydrogenase: MNTKNVGVIGLGAMGLGIARSLLRSGFNVHACDVRSSVTEAFAQEGGVACESPAGMAAACDVIITVVVNAEQTETVLFGENGAVAALRPGSLVIGCATVAPTFAVELGERLAAQHLLYLDAPISGGAAKAAAGQMTMMTSGPAESYAKAEAILNGMAGKVYRLGDVHGLGSKVKIINQLLAGVHIAASAEAMALGLREGVDADALYEVITNSAGNSWMFENRVPHILNADYTPLSAVDIFVKDLGLVLDTARSSKFPLPLSATAHQMFMQASSAGFGREDDSAVIKIFPGIELPKAKPEKA, from the coding sequence ATGAACACTAAAAATGTTGGCGTTATCGGCCTGGGTGCGATGGGCCTGGGTATTGCCCGCTCGTTGCTGCGTAGCGGCTTCAACGTGCACGCCTGCGATGTGCGCAGCAGCGTGACCGAAGCGTTCGCCCAGGAAGGCGGTGTTGCCTGTGAGTCCCCGGCCGGCATGGCGGCTGCCTGCGACGTGATCATTACCGTCGTGGTCAATGCCGAGCAGACCGAGACCGTCTTGTTCGGTGAAAACGGCGCGGTCGCGGCCCTGCGTCCCGGCAGTCTGGTGATCGGCTGCGCCACCGTCGCGCCAACCTTCGCGGTTGAACTGGGCGAGCGTCTGGCCGCGCAGCACCTGCTGTACCTCGACGCCCCGATCTCCGGCGGCGCAGCCAAGGCCGCTGCTGGCCAGATGACCATGATGACTTCCGGCCCGGCCGAGTCCTACGCCAAGGCAGAAGCCATTCTCAACGGCATGGCCGGCAAGGTTTACCGCCTGGGCGACGTCCACGGTCTGGGTTCGAAAGTCAAAATCATCAATCAGTTGCTGGCGGGCGTGCACATTGCGGCCAGTGCCGAAGCCATGGCGCTTGGCCTGCGTGAAGGCGTGGATGCCGACGCGCTGTACGAGGTGATCACCAACAGTGCCGGTAACTCGTGGATGTTCGAAAACCGCGTGCCGCACATCCTCAATGCCGATTACACGCCGCTGTCGGCGGTGGACATCTTCGTCAAGGACCTCGGCCTGGTGCTGGATACCGCGCGCAGCAGCAAATTTCCGCTACCGCTGTCGGCCACTGCGCACCAGATGTTCATGCAGGCTTCCAGCGCCGGTTTTGGACGGGAAGATGACTCGGCGGTGATCAAGATTTTCCCGGGCATCGAATTGCCTAAAGCCAAACCAGAAAAAGCCTGA